CTTATGAACAAAGAAGATATCGAAAAAATTCTTGATGAGGCTCTGGAGCACTACAAGAGCGCGAGGTATGCGGATGCTGCCAGACGCTGGAAGGATGTTCTGGCCCTCGATCCCTTCAACAAACAGGCTCAGGAGGGGATCAGGATGGCCGAGCTCCTGTCACAGGAATGGATTGCTGAGGAGGAAGGTGGTGCCGAAAAGCCGGCAAAAACAGAGGAGCCCTTGCAGCTCGTAGAAAACCTCGGCATCGAAGAGATCCTTGAGAAGGGAAAAGCAGAAAACGCTAAACAGATCCAGTGGTCGGAAAAGGAGAGACCGAAAGGAGAGACCGAAGAGACGGTAACGTTGCAGGAAGAGGAAGAGAAAACAGAAAATGAGTCCAAAGTCAAAGCTGAATCCGGGGTGAATCTCCTGCTTTCAGAAGGGGAGAGGCTTCTTCAGGAGGCAAGGTACAGCGAAGCCGCCGATTGTTTCTCGCGGGCCCTGGTGATGGATGAATCCAACTATCGTTCTCAGGAGTTACTGAATCTGGCCAGGAACCTTATAGACGAGAAGCAGAAAGAAACCGAAAGGAAGCTGCATCAGGGTATGGAACTCTTCGAGAAAGGGGATTTTCAATCAGCCGAGAATCTCTTCAGGGAGATCCTCTCCACCAATCCCGCTCACCAGGAAGCCCTCTTCTACATTGGAAGGATTGAGAAAGAAAGAGAGAAAATCAATAGCATGCCTTCCATTGGTCTTGAGAAGAAGGAGAAGGAAAAACCTGCCGGGAAATCCGGAAAGGTCAGAGAGAGAGAAACATCTTCTGAAGCGACCATAAAGGTCTCAAGATCCACTCCCAGGAGGGGAACG
The sequence above is a segment of the Acidobacteriota bacterium genome. Coding sequences within it:
- a CDS encoding tetratricopeptide repeat protein; protein product: MNKEDIEKILDEALEHYKSARYADAARRWKDVLALDPFNKQAQEGIRMAELLSQEWIAEEEGGAEKPAKTEEPLQLVENLGIEEILEKGKAENAKQIQWSEKERPKGETEETVTLQEEEEKTENESKVKAESGVNLLLSEGERLLQEARYSEAADCFSRALVMDESNYRSQELLNLARNLIDEKQKETERKLHQGMELFEKGDFQSAENLFREILSTNPAHQEALFYIGRIEKEREKINSMPSIGLEKKEKEKPAGKSGKVRERETSSEATIKVSRSTPRRGTIHVEVPVPVKLKKPIFARIVLIAAPILFVVAGFYFARYIIERFYFYDEPAKQSFAPRTEGERGAESVGIGGVAGKAGQQKKVATPEKAKADEGTPLQKEAAAVVPTGTEKVPEPQRTGPLTPSLMKSKTNSLLHEGKSLMRAGRSIEAEDKFREATILDPLNMEAKKLLEEASRVAGEERKYFNRLNEAEKYFQNGNYAEALRIFY